Proteins co-encoded in one Papaver somniferum cultivar HN1 chromosome 5, ASM357369v1, whole genome shotgun sequence genomic window:
- the LOC113283142 gene encoding 50S ribosomal protein L28, chloroplastic-like yields MTTAASGLMLSDLRFSKIDTSSSSTSGSLKLRVSSDLTFLTSQLSGIKLSTGEFSSTNSAAPISYAPLQPVARRICPFTGKKANRANKVSFSNHKTKKLQFVNLQYKRVWWEAGNRYVKLRLSTKALKTIEKNGLDAVAKKAGIDLRKE; encoded by the exons ATGACAACGGCAGCATCAGGTCTTATGTTGAGCGACCTTCGCTTCagtaaaatagacacctcttcttcttctacatctggGTCTCTGAAACTTAGGGTTTCTTCTGATTTGACATTCTTGACGTCTCAATTGAGTGGCATTAAGTTATCCACTGGTGAATTTAGTTCTACAAATTCTGCGGCACCCATTTCATATGCTCCTCTTCAACCCGTTGCCC GCCGCATATGTCCTTTCACTGGGAAGAAAGCGAACAGGGCAAACAAAGTCTCATTTTCAAACCACAAAACCAAGAAACTGCAGTTTGTCAACTTGCAGTACAAAAGGGTCTGGTGGGAAGCAGGGAACCGTTACGTCAAACTTAGATTATCAACTAAGGCATTGAAGACAATCGAAAAGAATGGATTGGATGCAGTTGCCAAGAAAGCTGGAATTGATCTTCGGAAAGAATGA